The Cellvibrio polysaccharolyticus genomic interval TCTGTGTGAACCGGAGTGTCCTGCTTCCGCCATTTTCTCTGAAGATGAGCTTCCGGAAGGCCAGGAAGTTTTCATTGAGTTGAATGCCGAACTTTCCCAGGTGTGGCCAAACATCACCGAGATGAAAGATTCACCGGAAGATGCCGCCGAATGGGATGGTGTACCCGGAAAACTGCAATATCTCGAACGATAAAACCGACGGTTTTATTTGTAATAAAAAAGGCAGCCATGGCTGCCTTTTTTATTGTGATTATTCCCCTGCATTTACATTGAATCTTGTCGCTGCGGTGCCGAGCAAGGCAAATCCTGAAACTTATAGATCACTCTTCAATGCGAACGACCGGTAACACCGCGGCCGGAATTTCCAGCTTTTCAGCCGGTGCAATTACTTCGGCAACGCCGCGGGCAACCACCTTGCCGTCCTGATTCAAGGCTTCACAAGCAATTTCAACCACCCGGACTTTTTCGCGAATACCGGTAATGGTGAGGTGCACAGTCACTTCATCACCCGGTTTGACCGGGGTTTTAAAGGTCAGGGTCTGGCTGCGATACACCGAACCCGGCCCAGGCAAGCGGGTGGCAATAGCCGCAGAAACCAGCGCACCAGTCCACATACCATGCCCGATTGGCCCGCCAAATGCGGTGGTTGCAGCATAGGCTTCATCGAGATGCACCGGGTTGGCATCACCGGAACAACTGGCAAAGAGTACTATGTCAGCACGGGTCAGGGTTTTGCTGAAGGTCGCGGTTTGCCCGACAAACAACTCGTCCAGCGTATAATTTTTCAACAGAGTCATAGACATTCTTCCTGCCAGATCACAAATGACGCGCAGTTTAATCCATATCAATAAGGAATCGCGTTTGCCGCTGTAAAAAATTCACGGCGATTGATATGCTAGGCCCAAACTGATAAATAACAACTTCCCCTGAACGGGATTCCAGCAGGAGCCGCTATGTCCAAGCAACAAAAGCTTTTCGTTGTCGTTGATCCTTCCTCAGAGCAACACATCGCTCTCGAGCGAGCCATTATCATTTCCAAACTGAAGCCAACCAAACCTTTCCTGTACGTATTTGTTGCGGTTGACCATGATGCCGTTGATCTGCGCGCAAGCCATGACACCCTTTTCCGCACCCAGCAGTGGTTTATCGACACCATTCGTGCCCCGCTGGAAGAAGCCGGCATTGAATACCTGATCGAAGTGTCCTGGTCCAACGAATGGCAAAAATCTATCGTGAATTCTGCCAAGCGTTTTGGCGCTGACCTGATTTATCTGCCGGTTCACGCCAAGCAAAACAACAGCCGCTTCACTTTCAGTGAATCCAAGTGGGAACTGTTGAAAGCGGCCAATTCACCGGTAGTGCTGATTCGTCCGGGCGCGCATACCGAGCGTAAAATTATTCTGGCTGCTATCAACATGCAGGCACAACGCGATGTGCAACGTGAAGTTAACCGCCTGATTATCCAGAACGGCCATTTCTATGCCGACCTTTACGGCGCAGAGTTGCACGTTGTTAACGGTTATCTGGATTCCATGAACTACCCGGATCGCGGTCGTCTGGCCAATGAAACCAAAGTGCCAGCCAACCGTATTCACGTGCGCAACGGCTACTCGTCCGATGTAGTTTCTGCCGTTGCAGAAGACATCAATGCTGACCTGGTGATTATGGGTACCATGGGCCAGAACGGCATGACCTCAACCCGTCGTGGTAATACCGCTGAACGTATTATCGCTGCACTGGATATCGATGTAATGGTAATCAACCACTAATCGTTGATTGAAAAAACAGGTTGAGCTTGAAAAAACCGGCCCCAAAGGCCGGTTTTTTTATGGCGATGCACAAGGCATCCACTTATTCACACCGCATTTTAGGGCGACTGCAATACCAGCGCATTCAGCTGAATACGCAAGGTGGCCAGTGACTGATCAAATACCGCAGCAATCTGCGGGTTATTAGCCATCCAGTTACCATCCTCCCGCGAAATACCAATAGAGCCGGTCATCACCAGGCGTGCCAGCAACACATTGCTGAGAGAATCTACCAACTCAATTTTCAGGGTGAGGCTGTTCACCTCGTTCTGATAGCGCTCCAATGCGCGCGCATGTGCATTTCCCGTTACATCGAGTTGCACCGGCGCGATGCGTTCAATGGCCGCTCGCACAGTCATTACTTCACGCCCGGCATCCAAAGACGTAGCGTAGCTGCCATCAGCAATAAAATGATGAATCAGCGCTGACAGATAATGTTCTCGGAAAAAAAATTTTTCATCATCGCTCAGTGCACGCAATACACCACCGGCACCACTCACCGCATCCAGTTGCAACTCGGGCAAAATCACACCCTGGTAGCGCGCAAAATCGGCTCCCGGCACCACAAAAAAACCGTCTTCGCTGACGACTTCCGCTACTGGTAACGCCGCCGATGACTTTCCTCCGGAGCTGGTGGAACAACCGGAAACTGCCAGCAGCGTAAAAAGTGCACAAAAAAATCTGAAAAATATCACCTGTTTAGCCTGCACTTTTTTCACTCAGCCTCCGGAGTCATCTTGTGAATGCAATCATCAATCGTACTTAACGTGCATTCTGCTCATTAACGTATTTCATTATGTTGATAAATGTATCAACCCAGTAAATATCGCGGTTATCTGCCAGATATTTCAGCAAGGTATCATGCGCTTCGT includes:
- the fdxA gene encoding ferredoxin FdxA, whose product is MTFVVGENCIKCKHTDCVEVCPVDCFYEGPNFLVINPDECIDCALCEPECPASAIFSEDELPEGQEVFIELNAELSQVWPNITEMKDSPEDAAEWDGVPGKLQYLER
- a CDS encoding MaoC/PaaZ C-terminal domain-containing protein, encoding MTLLKNYTLDELFVGQTATFSKTLTRADIVLFASCSGDANPVHLDEAYAATTAFGGPIGHGMWTGALVSAAIATRLPGPGSVYRSQTLTFKTPVKPGDEVTVHLTITGIREKVRVVEIACEALNQDGKVVARGVAEVIAPAEKLEIPAAVLPVVRIEE
- a CDS encoding universal stress protein, which produces MSKQQKLFVVVDPSSEQHIALERAIIISKLKPTKPFLYVFVAVDHDAVDLRASHDTLFRTQQWFIDTIRAPLEEAGIEYLIEVSWSNEWQKSIVNSAKRFGADLIYLPVHAKQNNSRFTFSESKWELLKAANSPVVLIRPGAHTERKIILAAINMQAQRDVQREVNRLIIQNGHFYADLYGAELHVVNGYLDSMNYPDRGRLANETKVPANRIHVRNGYSSDVVSAVAEDINADLVIMGTMGQNGMTSTRRGNTAERIIAALDIDVMVINH